From the Lysobacter sp. FW306-1B-D06B genome, one window contains:
- a CDS encoding efflux RND transporter permease subunit yields MTIAELSIKRPVTAIMFFVSLFVIGLIAAIRLPLEAFPEVSPPFIFVQVPYTGSTPEEVERTLLRPVEEALSTMTGIKRMDANARADGAEIFMQFSDWNRDVAIAASEARERIDAIRDDLPEDLQRYNVFKFSTTDEPVLRVRLASKSDLTGSYDMIEREFKRRIERIPGVARVDVTGAAPNEVEIAIDPDRLTAHNLSLNELNERLKAVNFSISAGQIDDGGRRLRVQPVGEIADLQQLRDLVINNAGVRLGDIAQVRLKPQRMNYGRRLDGRPAIGLDIFKERNANLVDVSSKALAEVEAIRKQPELSDIRIIIIDNQGDNVTKSLLELAEAGGIGLLLSIAVLFFFLRHWPSTLMVTLAIPICFVMTLGFMYFTGVTLNILSMMGLLLAVGMLVDNAVVVVESIYQERERMPDNPVGASILGTKHVAIALSAGTLCHCIVFLPNLFGERNFLSIYLSQIAITISVSLLASWLVAVSLIPMISARLKTPPAVRSEHGLIPRMQKRYATFLRWTLEHRGKAVLGILLIIAVSIVPFMLTKKNMFGGDDGTETNIFYQWKGAYTKEQMSDEILKIEKFLDGNRKKYNITQIYSYYSEQGWGGTRITFDVAKISESKGIIEQLRKDLPKSARANIGIGNQGGGGGGGGGPGQNVQVQLVGDSTETLVELANDIVPILAKRKELRDVRVDIGDQNSELSVRVDRERAASFGFSAQEVASFVGLALRGAPLREFRRGDTEVPVWVRFAGAEKFGMEDVASFTVRAPDGRTVPLLAMVDVAIKPSATQIQRANRQTTVAIQANLGEKVTVPEARKAMEEVLKSVAFPAGYNFTFESGAFEDEAEANKQMMFNLLIALIMIYVVMAAVFESLLFPSAIMSGVLFSVFGVFWLFWLTGTEFNIMAFIGILVLMGVVVNNGIVMIEHINNLRRRGLSRTDALVEGSKERLRPILMTMGTAILAMVPISLTQTQIGGDGPAYYPMARAIAGGLAFSTVVSLLFLPTIYAMLDDLRTNTARMVRRARGKQVEGPTGGATITALSVD; encoded by the coding sequence ATGACCATTGCGGAGCTCAGCATCAAGCGGCCGGTCACGGCGATCATGTTCTTCGTGTCGCTGTTCGTGATTGGCCTGATCGCGGCGATCCGCCTGCCGCTTGAAGCCTTCCCGGAAGTCTCGCCGCCCTTCATCTTCGTCCAGGTTCCCTACACCGGCTCCACCCCCGAGGAGGTGGAGCGCACGCTGCTGCGTCCGGTGGAGGAAGCCCTGTCGACGATGACCGGCATCAAGCGCATGGACGCGAACGCCCGTGCCGACGGCGCCGAGATCTTCATGCAGTTCTCCGACTGGAACCGCGATGTGGCGATCGCGGCGTCGGAGGCGCGCGAGCGCATCGACGCGATCCGCGACGACCTGCCGGAGGACCTGCAGCGCTACAACGTCTTCAAGTTTTCCACGACCGACGAGCCGGTCCTGCGTGTCCGTCTGGCCAGCAAGAGCGACCTGACCGGCTCGTACGACATGATCGAGCGCGAGTTCAAGCGCCGCATCGAGCGCATCCCGGGCGTGGCGCGCGTGGACGTGACGGGCGCGGCGCCGAACGAGGTGGAGATCGCGATCGATCCCGATCGCCTGACCGCGCACAACCTCAGCCTCAACGAGCTCAACGAGCGGCTGAAGGCGGTGAACTTCTCCATCTCCGCCGGCCAGATCGACGATGGCGGTCGCCGTCTGCGCGTGCAGCCGGTGGGTGAGATCGCCGACCTGCAACAGCTGCGCGACCTGGTCATCAACAACGCCGGCGTTCGCCTGGGCGACATCGCACAGGTGCGCCTGAAGCCGCAGCGCATGAATTACGGGCGCCGTCTCGACGGCCGTCCGGCGATCGGCCTGGACATCTTCAAGGAACGCAACGCGAATCTGGTCGATGTGTCCAGCAAGGCATTGGCGGAAGTGGAGGCGATCCGCAAGCAGCCCGAGCTGAGCGACATCCGCATCATCATCATCGACAACCAGGGCGATAACGTCACCAAGTCGCTGCTGGAACTGGCCGAGGCCGGCGGCATCGGCTTGCTGCTGTCGATCGCGGTGCTGTTCTTCTTCCTGCGCCACTGGCCGTCGACGCTGATGGTGACCCTGGCCATCCCGATCTGCTTCGTGATGACGCTGGGCTTCATGTACTTCACCGGCGTCACGCTCAACATCCTGTCGATGATGGGCCTGCTGCTGGCGGTGGGCATGCTGGTGGACAACGCGGTCGTGGTGGTGGAAAGCATCTACCAGGAACGCGAGCGCATGCCGGACAACCCGGTGGGGGCGTCGATCCTGGGCACCAAGCACGTCGCCATCGCGCTGTCGGCGGGCACGCTGTGCCACTGCATCGTGTTCCTGCCGAACCTGTTCGGCGAGCGCAACTTCCTGAGCATCTACCTGTCGCAGATCGCGATCACGATCTCGGTGTCGCTGCTGGCCTCGTGGCTGGTGGCGGTGAGCCTGATCCCGATGATCTCCGCGCGACTGAAGACGCCGCCGGCGGTGAGGTCGGAACACGGCCTGATCCCGCGCATGCAGAAGCGCTATGCGACGTTCCTGCGCTGGACGCTGGAACACCGCGGCAAGGCCGTGCTCGGCATCCTGCTGATCATCGCCGTGAGCATCGTGCCGTTCATGCTGACCAAGAAGAACATGTTCGGTGGCGACGACGGCACCGAGACGAACATCTTCTACCAGTGGAAGGGCGCGTACACCAAGGAGCAGATGTCGGACGAGATCCTCAAGATCGAGAAGTTCCTCGACGGCAACCGCAAGAAGTACAACATCACCCAGATCTACTCGTATTACAGCGAGCAGGGTTGGGGTGGTACGCGCATCACCTTCGACGTCGCCAAGATCAGCGAGTCCAAGGGCATCATCGAGCAGCTTCGCAAGGACCTGCCGAAGTCGGCCCGCGCCAACATCGGCATCGGCAACCAGGGCGGTGGCGGCGGCGGTGGCGGCGGTCCCGGCCAGAACGTGCAGGTGCAGCTGGTGGGTGATTCGACCGAGACGCTGGTCGAGCTGGCCAACGACATCGTGCCCATCCTCGCCAAGCGCAAGGAACTGCGCGATGTGCGCGTGGACATCGGCGACCAGAACAGCGAGCTGTCGGTGCGCGTGGATCGTGAGCGCGCGGCGTCCTTCGGCTTCAGCGCGCAGGAAGTGGCGAGCTTCGTCGGCCTGGCGTTGCGCGGCGCACCGCTGCGTGAGTTCCGTCGCGGCGACACCGAGGTTCCGGTGTGGGTCCGTTTCGCCGGCGCCGAGAAGTTCGGCATGGAAGACGTCGCCAGCTTCACCGTACGCGCGCCGGACGGCCGCACCGTTCCGTTGCTGGCGATGGTGGACGTGGCGATCAAGCCGTCGGCCACGCAGATCCAGCGCGCCAACCGGCAGACGACGGTCGCCATCCAGGCCAACCTCGGCGAGAAGGTCACCGTGCCCGAAGCGCGCAAGGCGATGGAGGAAGTGCTCAAGTCGGTGGCGTTCCCGGCCGGCTACAACTTCACCTTCGAGTCCGGCGCCTTCGAGGACGAGGCCGAAGCGAACAAGCAGATGATGTTCAACCTGCTGATCGCGCTGATCATGATCTACGTGGTGATGGCGGCGGTGTTCGAGTCGCTGCTGTTCCCCTCAGCCATCATGAGCGGCGTGTTGTTCTCGGTGTTCGGCGTGTTCTGGCTGTTCTGGCTCACCGGCACGGAGTTCAACATCATGGCCTTCATCGGCATCCTGGTGCTGATGGGCGTGGTGGTGAACAACGGCATCGTGATGATCGAGCACATCAACAACCTGCGGCGTCGCGGCCTGTCGCGCACCGACGCGCTGGTGGAAGGCAGCAAGGAACGCCTGCGCCCGATCCTGATGACGATGGGCACGGCGATCCTGGCGATGGTGCCGATCTCGCTGACGCAGACGCAGATCGGCGGCGACGGTCCGGCGTACTACCCGATGGCGCGCGCGATCGCCGGCGGCCTGGCGTTCTCGACGGTGGTCAGCCTGCTGTTCCTGCCGACGATCTACGCGATGCTCGACGATCTGCGCACCAATACCGCGCGCATGGTCCGTCGCGCGCGGGGGAAGCAGGTGGAAGGTCCGACCGGCGGCGCGACGATCACCGCACTCTCGGTGGATTGA
- a CDS encoding TraB/GumN family protein, which translates to MSESLQALLESQPHAIVERDGVRYTLLGTAHVSLASVEAVRDAVVSGAFDAVAVELDPQRLQALTDPDAMARMDLVEVIRKGKTALFAANLALAAYQRRLAEQLGIEPGAELKRAVLEARERDLPVHLIDRDVGLTFKRASAGLGFWGRIKLASGLITALFVDEEVGEADIEKLKQGDMLESSFSEFASDSPELYEAVIAERDRYMAARLRETHGDAREVLAVVGAGHLQGLARHLREETRDPEAIRTELESVRKKSRTPWLGIIVVALIAAGIGVGIWRGGFAMGADLLLQWVACTAGFAAIGCALATAHPLSILTAAVFAPLKPFRLGVPTGTFSALTEARIRKPTYADFMSLRDDVQSVRGWYRNRVARVLVTFLLTNLGSAIGAWVGVFRIGGRLLG; encoded by the coding sequence ATGTCTGAGTCGCTGCAGGCGTTGCTCGAAAGCCAGCCCCACGCCATCGTCGAACGCGACGGCGTCCGCTACACCCTGCTGGGCACCGCACACGTCTCGCTGGCGAGCGTGGAGGCCGTGCGCGATGCCGTGGTCAGCGGCGCCTTCGACGCGGTGGCGGTCGAACTGGACCCGCAGCGCCTGCAGGCGCTGACCGACCCGGATGCGATGGCGCGGATGGACCTGGTCGAGGTCATCCGCAAGGGCAAGACCGCGTTGTTCGCCGCCAACCTCGCGCTGGCCGCCTACCAGCGACGCCTGGCCGAGCAGTTGGGCATCGAGCCCGGCGCCGAGCTCAAGCGCGCCGTGCTGGAAGCGCGCGAACGCGACCTGCCCGTGCACCTGATCGATCGCGACGTCGGCCTGACCTTCAAGCGCGCGAGTGCGGGGCTCGGTTTCTGGGGTCGCATCAAGCTCGCCTCGGGCCTGATCACCGCGCTCTTCGTCGATGAGGAAGTAGGCGAAGCCGACATCGAGAAGCTCAAGCAGGGCGACATGCTCGAATCGAGTTTCAGCGAATTCGCCAGCGACAGCCCGGAACTCTACGAAGCCGTCATCGCCGAGCGCGACCGCTACATGGCCGCGCGACTGCGCGAAACGCACGGCGACGCGCGCGAAGTATTGGCGGTGGTCGGCGCCGGCCACCTGCAGGGACTGGCCCGTCACCTGCGCGAAGAAACGCGCGATCCCGAAGCGATCCGCACCGAACTGGAATCCGTTCGCAAGAAGAGCCGCACGCCGTGGCTGGGCATCATCGTCGTGGCGCTGATCGCCGCCGGCATCGGCGTGGGCATCTGGCGCGGCGGTTTCGCCATGGGCGCCGATCTGCTGCTGCAATGGGTCGCCTGCACCGCCGGCTTCGCTGCCATCGGCTGCGCGCTGGCGACGGCGCATCCGCTGAGCATCCTGACGGCCGCGGTGTTCGCGCCGCTCAAGCCGTTCCGCCTGGGCGTGCCCACCGGCACCTTCAGCGCACTCACCGAGGCGCGCATCCGCAAGCCGACCTATGCCGACTTCATGTCCCTGCGCGACGACGTGCAGAGCGTGCGCGGCTGGTATCGCAACCGCGTGGCGCGCGTGCTGGTGACGTTCCTGCTGACCAACCTGGGCTCGGCGATCGGCGCATGGGTGGGCGTGTTCCGCATTGGCGGGCGCTTGCTGGGCTGA
- a CDS encoding alpha/beta fold hydrolase — MYPLIAKISTTVRKVTGLYGLRLWFAVGSLVAPRATLVRAARLFCTPLPSSRSRALAAPTFGAREDSIEVDGHTVTAYVWGDPRRQPYVLFAHGWSSHGTRVAAWLPRLRQAGYAVVAFDQPAHGRSPGDQATLPCFTRHLLAVGAHFGPAAVVIGHSLGGAATANALARGLQAERAVLIAPAADPVAAAERFADLLWIGRSLVQRMFDYFESRIGLTFDEQQAHHTAPLIGRPALIVHDLEDRDVPWSEGERYARYWPDSRLLTTRGLGHRRVLEDDAVIAAVMRFLRGETVGDRLVSTPNLPFGVA; from the coding sequence GTGTACCCGCTCATCGCCAAAATTAGCACGACCGTTCGTAAAGTAACCGGATTGTATGGACTGAGGCTGTGGTTCGCGGTCGGCAGTTTGGTGGCGCCGCGGGCGACCCTCGTCCGGGCCGCCCGCCTGTTCTGCACGCCGCTGCCCTCCTCCCGCAGCCGCGCTCTGGCAGCGCCCACCTTCGGCGCGCGCGAGGACAGCATCGAGGTCGACGGCCACACCGTGACCGCCTACGTCTGGGGCGATCCGCGCCGCCAGCCCTACGTGCTTTTCGCGCATGGCTGGTCCAGCCACGGCACGCGCGTCGCCGCATGGCTGCCGCGCCTGCGGCAGGCCGGTTACGCCGTGGTGGCCTTCGATCAGCCCGCACACGGCCGCAGCCCCGGCGATCAGGCGACACTGCCCTGCTTCACCCGTCATCTGCTCGCGGTCGGCGCGCACTTTGGACCGGCGGCAGTCGTGATCGGACATTCGCTCGGCGGCGCGGCGACGGCGAACGCCCTCGCGCGCGGGCTGCAGGCCGAACGCGCCGTCTTGATCGCGCCAGCGGCCGACCCGGTGGCCGCGGCGGAGCGTTTCGCGGACCTGCTGTGGATCGGGCGTTCACTCGTGCAACGCATGTTCGACTACTTCGAAAGCCGCATCGGCCTGACATTCGACGAACAGCAGGCGCATCACACCGCGCCGCTGATCGGCCGGCCCGCGCTGATCGTGCACGACCTGGAGGACCGCGACGTGCCCTGGTCCGAAGGCGAGCGTTATGCCCGTTACTGGCCCGACTCGCGCCTGCTGACCACCCGTGGCCTGGGTCACCGGCGCGTGCTGGAAGACGATGCGGTGATCGCCGCCGTGATGCGCTTCCTGCGCGGTGAAACGGTCGGCGACCGCCTGGTTTCCACGCCGAACCTGCCCTTCGGCGTGGCCTGA
- a CDS encoding TetR/AcrR family transcriptional regulator yields MTVLTATSKGAATREAIIDRAYGIACAAGLEGLSIGPLAQAVGMSKSGVFAHFGSREDLQLAVLDAAGERFVDFVLRPALKQPRGLARLRAVLEAWYDWVRQSEGSCLLLSAASEYDDRPGPLRDRLVQHERRWRVEVARAVGLAIETGELSADTDADQMAFELYALALAVHHDAGLFGFDTAADHGRRALERLFRSYAPTA; encoded by the coding sequence ATGACTGTTCTGACCGCCACCAGCAAAGGCGCCGCCACCCGTGAGGCCATCATCGACCGGGCCTACGGCATCGCCTGCGCGGCCGGGCTGGAAGGCCTGTCGATCGGACCATTGGCGCAGGCGGTGGGCATGTCGAAGAGCGGCGTGTTCGCCCACTTCGGCTCCCGCGAAGACCTGCAACTGGCCGTGCTCGATGCCGCTGGCGAGCGTTTCGTCGACTTCGTCCTGCGCCCCGCGCTGAAGCAACCGCGCGGGCTGGCACGCCTGCGCGCGGTCCTCGAGGCCTGGTACGACTGGGTCCGGCAGTCCGAAGGCAGCTGCCTGCTGCTCAGCGCCGCCAGCGAGTACGACGACCGTCCCGGCCCGCTGCGCGATCGCCTCGTCCAGCATGAACGTCGCTGGCGGGTGGAAGTCGCCCGCGCCGTGGGCCTGGCGATCGAGACCGGCGAGCTTTCCGCCGACACCGACGCCGACCAGATGGCCTTCGAGTTGTATGCCCTGGCCCTCGCCGTCCATCACGATGCCGGCCTGTTCGGTTTCGATACTGCCGCCGACCACGGCCGCCGCGCGCTCGAGCGGCTGTTCCGCTCCTACGCCCCCACCGCCTGA
- a CDS encoding N-acetyltransferase family protein — protein MPTPASESAAPQADLRIRAAVAADLPAITALYAQEVRDHVATYEYHEPDAAEMARRWQAVVAQGYPYLVAERNGVFAGYAYASSYRTREGYRWTVEDTVYVHPDHVGRGVGRALLQRLVDDCTALGLRQMVAVVGDVTNLASIALHEKLGFRTVGVFQGLGRKHGRWLDTVQMQRALGKGNESAVEDA, from the coding sequence ATGCCCACGCCCGCCTCCGAGTCCGCCGCGCCGCAAGCCGACCTGCGCATCCGCGCTGCAGTCGCCGCCGACCTGCCGGCCATCACCGCGCTGTACGCGCAGGAAGTCCGCGACCACGTCGCCACCTACGAATACCACGAGCCGGACGCGGCAGAGATGGCGCGTCGCTGGCAGGCCGTGGTCGCGCAGGGCTATCCGTATCTGGTGGCGGAGCGCAACGGCGTGTTCGCCGGCTATGCCTACGCCAGCAGCTATCGCACGCGCGAGGGCTATCGCTGGACCGTCGAGGACACCGTCTACGTGCACCCCGACCACGTTGGACGCGGCGTCGGACGCGCGCTGCTGCAGCGGCTGGTCGACGACTGCACGGCGCTCGGCCTGCGGCAGATGGTCGCGGTCGTGGGCGACGTGACCAACCTGGCTTCGATTGCCCTGCACGAGAAGCTTGGCTTCCGTACCGTCGGCGTCTTCCAGGGACTCGGCCGCAAACACGGGCGCTGGCTGGACACGGTGCAGATGCAACGAGCGTTGGGGAAAGGCAACGAAAGCGCCGTCGAGGACGCCTAG
- a CDS encoding SDR family oxidoreductase codes for MICITGAGGTLGSEVLAQLQAAGAPIRAAFHSDDKADAARAQGIDVALIDFEDPDSLREAFAGCESLFLLGHNAVDQTELELAAVDAARSAGIRHIVKQSVMGAQGEDYSLAQVHRPIEMAIEASGIGWTFLRPNSFMQNVMTFMSPTIRTEWAFYSASDDARISHVDVRDIAAVAVQALLHPGQHAGHAYTLTGPDAFTYDELAETLSHALGRTITHVALPPNELRYGMADWGLPDEIADRLIDLERYFRSGEAARVTGDIERITGRAPRRFADYAREVAPLLG; via the coding sequence ATGATCTGCATCACCGGTGCCGGTGGCACGCTCGGCAGCGAAGTCCTCGCCCAGTTGCAGGCCGCCGGCGCGCCGATCCGCGCCGCCTTCCATTCCGACGACAAGGCCGACGCCGCCCGCGCCCAGGGCATCGACGTCGCGCTCATCGACTTCGAAGACCCCGATTCGCTGCGCGAGGCGTTCGCCGGCTGCGAGTCGCTGTTCCTGCTCGGGCACAACGCCGTCGACCAGACGGAACTGGAACTGGCCGCCGTCGACGCGGCGCGTTCCGCAGGCATTCGCCACATCGTCAAGCAATCGGTGATGGGCGCGCAGGGCGAGGACTACAGCCTGGCGCAGGTGCATCGGCCGATCGAGATGGCGATAGAGGCCAGCGGCATCGGCTGGACGTTCCTGCGCCCGAACAGCTTCATGCAGAACGTCATGACCTTCATGAGCCCGACGATCCGCACCGAATGGGCGTTCTACAGCGCCAGCGACGACGCGCGGATCAGCCACGTCGACGTGCGCGACATCGCGGCTGTCGCGGTGCAGGCGCTACTGCACCCCGGCCAGCACGCGGGCCATGCCTACACGCTCACGGGACCTGACGCCTTCACGTACGACGAACTCGCCGAAACGCTATCGCATGCACTCGGCCGCACGATCACGCACGTCGCCCTGCCGCCCAACGAGCTGCGCTACGGCATGGCCGACTGGGGCCTGCCCGACGAGATCGCCGATCGACTGATCGACCTGGAACGCTACTTCCGCAGCGGCGAAGCGGCCCGAGTCACCGGCGACATCGAACGCATCACCGGCCGCGCGCCGCGTCGCTTCGCCGATTACGCGCGCGAGGTCGCACCGCTGCTGGGCTGA
- a CDS encoding carbon-nitrogen hydrolase has translation MKKTTLPVALIQERNHGDAEANLSVIEQRVAEAAKRGAKLVLLQELHNGPYFCQHEDVREFDLAETIPGPSTQRLGPLAKQHGVVLVSSLFEKRATGLYHNTAVVFEADGSVAGKYRKMHIPDDPGFYEKFYFTPGDIGFEPINTSVGRLGLMVCWDQWYPEGARLMALAGAELLLYPTAIGWDPDDEQAEKDRQRNAWILSHRGHSVANGLPVLSCNRVGHETSPLGTSGIQFWGSSHVLGPQGEFLAEAKTDEPEILMAEVDMERSEHVRRIWPFLRDRRIDAYGDLLKRYRD, from the coding sequence ATGAAGAAAACCACCCTCCCCGTAGCGCTGATCCAGGAGCGCAACCATGGCGACGCCGAAGCGAACCTGTCGGTGATCGAGCAGCGCGTGGCCGAGGCCGCCAAGCGTGGCGCCAAGCTCGTGCTGCTGCAGGAGCTGCACAACGGCCCGTACTTCTGCCAACACGAGGACGTGCGCGAATTCGACCTGGCCGAAACCATCCCCGGCCCGAGCACGCAGCGCCTGGGCCCGCTGGCCAAGCAGCATGGCGTGGTGCTGGTCAGCTCGCTGTTCGAGAAGCGTGCGACCGGTCTGTACCACAACACCGCGGTGGTGTTCGAAGCCGACGGCAGCGTCGCCGGCAAGTACCGCAAGATGCACATTCCGGACGATCCGGGCTTCTACGAGAAGTTCTATTTCACGCCGGGCGACATCGGTTTCGAGCCGATCAACACCTCCGTCGGCCGTCTCGGCCTGATGGTGTGCTGGGACCAGTGGTACCCCGAAGGCGCGCGCCTGATGGCGCTGGCCGGGGCGGAGCTGCTGCTCTACCCGACCGCCATCGGCTGGGACCCGGACGACGAACAGGCCGAGAAGGACCGCCAGCGCAATGCCTGGATCCTCAGCCATCGCGGCCACTCCGTCGCCAACGGGTTGCCCGTGCTCAGTTGCAATCGTGTGGGCCACGAAACCTCACCGCTGGGTACGTCCGGCATCCAGTTCTGGGGCAGTAGCCATGTGCTGGGGCCGCAGGGTGAATTCCTCGCCGAGGCGAAGACGGACGAGCCCGAGATCCTGATGGCCGAAGTCGACATGGAACGCAGCGAACACGTGCGTCGCATCTGGCCGTTCCTGCGCGACCGCCGCATCGACGCGTACGGCGACTTGCTCAAGCGCTATCGCGACTGA
- a CDS encoding agmatine deiminase family protein: protein MNQTAHARFPAEWEPQSAVLIAWPNADTDWADRLGEVEETYIALVAAITRFQDAIVCVADEDVEAYARARLSSARIDMSKVRFVEAPYDDTWLRDSGPITLREADSFRLLDFRFTGWGGKFDASQDDLLVERLTDAGLFFKSSRQSIDFALEGGAIDTDGDGTLLTTWQCLHERHPEASREELTSKLADWLQQDRVLWLDHGYLEGDDTDAHVDTLARFAPNDAIVFQACDDASDSHYAELKAMGEEIAALRTKDGKPYRLFPLPWAQPIVDEGRRLAASYANFLIVNGAVLMPAYGDAADAKAQAVLAEAFPGREIVPVPCRSLIWQNGSLHCITMQLPEGVVA, encoded by the coding sequence ATGAACCAGACCGCACACGCACGCTTTCCCGCCGAGTGGGAACCCCAGTCGGCCGTCCTGATCGCCTGGCCCAATGCCGACACCGACTGGGCCGATCGCCTGGGCGAAGTCGAGGAAACCTACATCGCCTTAGTCGCGGCCATTACCCGCTTCCAGGACGCGATCGTGTGCGTGGCGGACGAGGACGTGGAGGCGTACGCGCGTGCGCGCCTGTCCTCGGCCCGGATCGACATGTCGAAGGTGCGCTTCGTCGAAGCGCCCTACGACGATACGTGGCTGCGCGACTCCGGCCCGATCACCCTGCGCGAGGCCGACAGCTTCCGCCTGCTCGACTTCCGCTTCACCGGCTGGGGCGGGAAGTTCGATGCCAGCCAGGACGACCTGCTGGTCGAGCGCCTGACCGACGCGGGACTTTTCTTCAAGAGTTCGCGCCAATCCATTGATTTTGCTCTGGAAGGCGGCGCGATCGACACCGACGGCGACGGCACGCTGCTGACCACCTGGCAGTGCCTGCACGAGCGCCACCCCGAGGCGTCCCGCGAAGAGCTGACCAGCAAGCTCGCGGACTGGCTCCAGCAGGACCGCGTTCTGTGGCTCGACCACGGCTACCTGGAAGGCGACGACACCGACGCCCACGTCGACACCCTCGCCCGCTTCGCGCCGAACGACGCCATCGTGTTCCAGGCCTGCGACGACGCGTCCGATTCGCACTACGCCGAACTCAAGGCGATGGGCGAAGAGATCGCCGCGCTGCGCACGAAGGACGGCAAGCCGTACCGCCTGTTCCCGCTGCCGTGGGCTCAGCCCATCGTCGACGAAGGCCGCCGCCTGGCCGCCAGCTACGCCAATTTCCTGATCGTCAACGGCGCCGTGCTGATGCCCGCCTATGGCGACGCGGCCGACGCCAAGGCGCAGGCCGTGCTGGCCGAAGCCTTCCCGGGCCGCGAAATCGTGCCGGTGCCCTGCCGATCGCTGATCTGGCAGAACGGCAGCCTGCACTGCATCACGATGCAGTTGCCCGAGGGCGTCGTCGCCTGA
- the ykgO gene encoding type B 50S ribosomal protein L36: MKVLSSLKSAKARHRDCKVVRRRGKVFVICKSNPRFKARQR, encoded by the coding sequence ATGAAGGTCCTGTCCTCTCTGAAGTCGGCGAAGGCCCGTCACCGCGACTGCAAGGTCGTTCGCCGCCGTGGCAAGGTCTTCGTGATTTGCAAGTCGAACCCGCGTTTCAAGGCGCGTCAGCGCTGA
- the cmk gene encoding (d)CMP kinase produces the protein MQNSVPVLTIDGPSGSGKGTISRLVAARQGWHYLDSGALYRAVAVAAGWADVDLADPAALVRCTFDTQIEFIEDPSTRELRIVVNEVDATDELRTETAGAAASAIAAIPEVRAALKDRQRVFRQPPGLVADGRDMGTVIFPDAPYKVFLTASAEERAERRYKQLKDKGVSVNLDGLLREILARDARDASRAVAPLRPADDAVRIDTTGLGIEDVVERVLALLPAR, from the coding sequence CTGCAAAACAGCGTTCCCGTCCTCACCATCGACGGCCCCTCCGGCTCCGGCAAGGGCACCATCAGCCGTCTCGTCGCCGCCCGCCAGGGTTGGCACTACCTGGATTCCGGGGCCCTGTACCGCGCGGTCGCCGTGGCCGCCGGCTGGGCGGACGTCGATCTGGCCGATCCGGCGGCATTGGTGCGCTGCACCTTCGATACCCAGATCGAGTTCATCGAGGATCCGTCCACCCGCGAGCTGCGGATCGTGGTGAACGAGGTGGACGCCACCGACGAACTGCGCACCGAGACGGCCGGGGCGGCCGCGTCCGCCATTGCGGCCATTCCCGAGGTGCGGGCCGCCCTGAAGGACCGCCAGCGCGTCTTCCGGCAGCCCCCGGGCCTGGTGGCCGACGGGCGGGACATGGGCACGGTGATCTTCCCGGACGCCCCCTACAAGGTGTTTCTGACCGCCAGCGCCGAAGAAAGAGCGGAAAGGCGCTATAAGCAGTTGAAAGACAAGGGGGTTTCCGTTAATTTAGACGGTCTGCTGCGGGAGATCCTCGCCCGCGACGCCCGCGATGCCAGTCGCGCGGTGGCACCGTTGCGACCGGCCGATGACGCCGTTCGCATCGACACCACCGGTCTTGGCATTGAAGACGTCGTCGAACGCGTGCTGGCATTGCTGCCTGCGCGCTGA